The genomic region GGGCGCGGACCTGCCCCGCGAGGAGGAGGAGCTGACGCGGGCGATCACCGAGCGCGGCTGGTCCCCCTCGGTCGTGGTCGGCAACGACACGTTCGCCCTGCTGCGGTCCGGTACGGCGTCCGGCGTGGGTGTCGCGGTCGTGTGCGGTGCCGGCATCAACGCCGTGGGCGTGGCCGCTGACGGGCGCACGCACCGGTTCCCGGCGCTGGGCCAGATCTCCGGTGACTGGGGCGGTGGCGGTCACCTGGGGGAGAAGGCGTTGTGGCTCGCGGTGCGCGCCGAGGACGGGCGTGGGGCTCCCACCGAGCTGCTGCCCGCGCTGCTGGCGCACTACGGCGAGACCTCGATCCTCACCGTGGTGGAGAAGCTGCACTTCCAGGAGGTCCAGTTCGACCCGCACGCGCTGAGCCCGATCCTGTTCGAGGTGGCCGGTCGCGGTGACGCCGTCGCGCAGTCCGTGGTCGACCGGCTGGTCGAGGAGGTCGTGCTGCTGTCGACGGTCTCGCTGCGCAAGCTCGGCCTGGTCGGCGAGCCGGTGGACGTGGTGCTCGGCGGTGGCGTGATGACCGGGACCGGCGAGACGGTGCTCGGGCCGGTGCGCGCGCGGGTGCTCGAGGTGGCGCCGCTGGCCAGGGTGCGGGTCGTCGACCTGCCGCCGGTGGTGGGCGCGGCGCTGCTGGGGCTGGACACGATCGGGGCGTCGCCGGGGGCGGAGCTGCGGTTGAGGTCGGCCTACGACGACCACCTGCCGGTGCAGGCGTCCGTGGAGGTCGCGGCAGGCGGATGACCCACGAGACCCCGTCTCAGGGGGCGGACCGGCGGCGGCGCCCCCTGAGACGGTTCCAGCCCCACTGCCGGGGGCGGACCAGGCGGCGGTGTCCCCGGCAGTGGTCCCACCCCTTCGGCGAGGGGGAGCTGACCAGGCGGCGGTGCTCCCCCTCGCCGAAGGTCCCAGGTCCAGCCCTCGCAGCGACGTCACGCGCCGACGTCGCTGCGGGGGCTTTCCTGTTGTCCGGAGGGCTCGCCGGATGCCGGGACCTGGCTCGGTGACGGCGCGGCGGAGGAACTCGGAGGCACCAGCGTCGAGGGCACCGGCAGCACCGGCAGCGACACCGGTGGAACCGGTCGCGGCACCGACGGCGGCACCTGCCGGGGAGCGGCGGGTTCGGGCCGCACCACCGGGTTCGAGTGCGGCGGCGGGGTCTCCGGGCGGCGGGCCGCGGGTGGTGCGGTGGCCTCGACGACGGAGGAGGGCGGGGTGAGCTCCATCGGCGGCTGGTCGCCGCCGATCGTCACCGCCTCGGGAGCCCGTGGGGATGTGGCCGGCGAGGGGGTGAGGGCCGCGGCGGCGAAGGTGGCGGCTGTGATGAGCGCGACACCTAGGGAAATGGGTGGAAGCGGCAAACCCGAACGCACCCGGCAGAAGTTAGCGACCGAATGAGACGAATCCCCCGGAACGACCTCAAGTTTCGCTCGATCGAGTGGTAAAAGGATCGTCACCCAAAGCGACAAAATCTAGGCTGCCATAACCGACGGTGGCGTAACCAGCGGTTCTTTGTGCATGCTGACCAGTCGCCGCGATCGGGAGCCGCGGGGCGAGAGGGGGATGTTGTGCTGCGTTGGAGAAGTCTGGTTTCACTGGGGGACAGTTTCACCGAGGGGATGGACGATCCCGGGCCCGCCGACACCTACGTCGGGTGGGCGGACCGGTTGGCGGGGCTGATGGCCAGGCAGGCGCCGGAGTTCCGGTACGCCAACCTCGCGATCAGGGGGAAGATGCTGCAGGAGATCGTGGACGAGCAGGTGCCGCTCGCGATCGCGCTCAAGCCGGACCTGGTGACGTTCTGCGGGGGCGGCAACGACATCCTGGTGCCGAACAGCGATCCGGACGCGCTGGCCGAGGTGTACGAGGTGGCGGTGGCCGACCTGCGGGCCGCCGGCAGCGACGTCGTCATCTTCACCGGGTTCGACACGCGGTCGACGCCGTTGCTGCGCAGCATCAGGGGCAAGGTCGCCATCTACAACTCACACCTGTGGTCCATCGCCGAGCGGTACCACTGCCGGATGGTCGACCTGTGGTCGATGCACGTGCTGCACGACCGCCGGGCGTGGAGCGAGGACCGGCTGCACCTGTCGCCGCAGGGGCACCAGCGGGTGGCGCTCAAGGCGTACGAGGTGCTGGGGCTCGCGGACGACCACGCCTGGAACGCGCCGTGGCCGCTGCTGGAGCAGGCGGACTGGGTGACCCAGCGCAAGGCCGATCTGAAATGGGCGCGGGAGCACGTGGTGCCGTGGATCGGGCGGCAGCTGCGCGGGGAGTCCATGGGGGACGGTCTGGCGCCGAAGCGGCCGGAGCTGTTGCCGTTGGCCAGGTGCGCGGACGAGGTCTAGCAAAAGGCGAGGGCCGACCGGCACTCTCCCCCGAATGCCGGTCGGCCCTCATTTCGGCGCAGGCGGCCTTACCCCCTCGGTAATCCCCCACTCGGCTGCCTGCACGTCCAACATCCCATGTTTTGGGACCAGACGACTAAACGCCCGCTAAACCTCGGACGACAACGAGTCCAGCGCGGCTCTCACCTCGACCACGCGCGACGAGTTGACCTGCGAGTACAGCCGCAGCGCCTCCGTCAACTCCGCTGAAGCCGCAACCCATTCCGCCCGCTGGAGCAACACCCCGGACAACACCTGGCGGCCGAAGCCCTCGGTGTAGGTCATCTCCGCAGCTCCCGCCATGTCCACGGCCTGGCGTGCCAGCGCCTCCGCCTCGTCGAGGTGGCCCGCCTGCAGGTGCAGCTCCGCGAGGTTCGCGAGGCCGTCCACGAGGGCGAGCTGGTCGCCGGAGCGGCGGTAGATCTCCACGGCGTGCGCCTGGTGCTGCAGGGCGATCTCGACGCGGCCGCGGGCCTGTTCGACCTGTGCCACGTTGTTGAGGCCGTGGCCCTCGCCGACCAGGTCGCCGGACTGCTGGGCGAGCTGCACGGACTCCCAGAAGTGCAGCAGCGCCTCGTCGTGCTGCTTGAGCCGGAACAACACGTCCGCGAGCTGCGCCAGCGTCAGCACCAGGTACTGCCGTTCACCGAGCTCGGTGGCCAGCCGGTGCGCGCGGCGGGCGTCGGGCAGCAGCACCGGGCGGCCCAGCCTCGCGTTGGTGACGTAGGTGGTGTCCAGCATGAGGATCTGGCCGAGCCGGCTGCCGGTCACCTCGGCGGCGGCCATGCCGAAGCCGACCAGCGCGACCCACTCGCCGGTCAACGCGCGCACGGTCGCGTAGCCGTGCAGCAACCGGACGAGCTGCCAGACCTGGTCGTGCAGGCCCGACTCGGCGGCCGCGTGCACGACCGCGACGATGTTCGGCCACTCCTGGTCGAACCAGGAGACCGGGTCGTCGTAGCCGGGCAGCGACGTGGACCCGCTGTCCCCCACCGCGAAGTCCAGTCCGTCGCGAGCCGGGCGGATGGCGCGGCGGACGTGGTCGCAGGCGACGAGGTAGTAGTTCACCAGGCGCCGCAACGAGTCCAGGTCCGCGCGGCCGGAGGTGCGCACGTACAGGCGCACCAGCTCGTGCATCGTGAACCCGTCCGGCCACGGTTCGACCAGCAGGTTCACCTCGACCAGCTGCTCCAGCCGGTCCCGCGCCGACTCGACCCTCGTGCGGGTCAGCGCGGCCACGGCGTGCGAGGACATCCACCGGCCGGGTGCGAGGCCGACGGAGGTGAAGACCTCACCGAGCTCGGACGGCAGGTCGCGGGTGGACAGGTCGAGCGCCCGCGACACCCCCACCCCGGCCTCGGGTAGGTCGAGCCCGCGCAACCGGTGCCCGTCGTCGGCCAGCTCCCCCACCAGCTCCTCGACGGTCCACTCCGGACTGATCACGAGCTTCGCCGCCGCCACCCGCAACGCGAGCGGCAGCCCGCCGCAGAGCTCGGCGAGCTTGCGCGCGGCGACCGGGTCCTCGTTCGACAACGGCTTGCCGAGCACGTCGTCCAGCAACGACCGCGCCGCCTCCTCGTCCAGCGGCCCGAGCTTGCGCACGCGGGCGCTGTTGGTGACGACGAGCCGTTCCATCCTGCTGCGCGAGGTCACCAGCACCACGGAGCCGGACCCCGGCGGCAGCAGCGGCAGCACCTGCTCGAACCCGGTCGCGTCGTCGAGCACCACGAGCACGCGGCGGCGGTTGAGCAGCGAGCGGTACAGCCCGACGCGGTCCACCACGGCCACCGGCACGCCGTCGGCGGGCACGCCCAGCGCCACCAGGAACCTGGTCAGGACCTCGCCCGGTTCGGTGTCGCCGAGCGAGGCGAACAGCACGCCGTGCGGGAACATCTCGGAGTTCTCGTGGCCCCAGGTGATCGCCAGCGCGCTCTTGCCGACTCCGGGCGGACCGGTCAGCACGGCGACCGTCGTCGCGAGCAGGTTCCTGGTGGCGCAGACGTTGTCGAGCCACACCTTGTCGTCGTCGCGGCCGAACAACCGGGTGGCCGACGCGGGCAGCAACGCCGGCGCCACGATGCCGGCGCGCGGTGCCACGGGGCGGCTGTCGACCGGGCCGAGCAGGCTGAGCGCCGGGTCGTCGCGCAGCACCTGCTCCTGCAGCAGCCGCAGCTCCGGGCCGGGGTCGATGCCGAGCTCGTCCACCGCACGGCGCTGGAACCGCTGGTAGGCCTCCAGGGCGTCCGCCCGCTGGCCGGACCGGTAGAGCGCGCGCATGCTGTGCGCGACCAGCCGTTCGCGGAACGGGTACTCGGTGCACAGCCCGCGCAGCTCGCCCACGAGCTCCAGGTGCCGGCCCAGCTCCAGCTCGGCCTCGATGCGCTCCTCCAGCGCCGAGAGCCGCAGCTCCTCGAGGTCCGAGGTCAGCGGGTCGCCCGGCACGTCCGCCAGCACCGGCCCGCGCCACAACCCGAGGGCCTCGCGCAGCAAGCCCGCCCTGATGGCGGCGGGCTTGCCGCGCGACGACGCCACGAGCTGCCGGGCGCGGTGCAGGTCGAGGCGCCACGGATCGACGGTCAGCTGGTACCCGGTCGGCGTGGTGCGGATCGTCGCCGATCCCGACGGGTCGGCCTCCTCCAGCACCTTGCGCAGCCGCGACACGTACCCGTGCACGATCGTGCGGGCCGTGGCCGGGGGCGCGTCCGTCCACAGCGCGTCCACGATGT from Lentzea guizhouensis harbors:
- a CDS encoding N-acetylglucosamine kinase encodes the protein MTDRVLAIDGGNSKTAVLLVDADGKVLAQVRGPGAPPQTVGMKRGLDVFEGLAREAAVLAGLSPDEPIATHTAAYLAGADLPREEEELTRAITERGWSPSVVVGNDTFALLRSGTASGVGVAVVCGAGINAVGVAADGRTHRFPALGQISGDWGGGGHLGEKALWLAVRAEDGRGAPTELLPALLAHYGETSILTVVEKLHFQEVQFDPHALSPILFEVAGRGDAVAQSVVDRLVEEVVLLSTVSLRKLGLVGEPVDVVLGGGVMTGTGETVLGPVRARVLEVAPLARVRVVDLPPVVGAALLGLDTIGASPGAELRLRSAYDDHLPVQASVEVAAGG
- a CDS encoding SGNH/GDSL hydrolase family protein, which translates into the protein MDDPGPADTYVGWADRLAGLMARQAPEFRYANLAIRGKMLQEIVDEQVPLAIALKPDLVTFCGGGNDILVPNSDPDALAEVYEVAVADLRAAGSDVVIFTGFDTRSTPLLRSIRGKVAIYNSHLWSIAERYHCRMVDLWSMHVLHDRRAWSEDRLHLSPQGHQRVALKAYEVLGLADDHAWNAPWPLLEQADWVTQRKADLKWAREHVVPWIGRQLRGESMGDGLAPKRPELLPLARCADEV
- a CDS encoding AfsR/SARP family transcriptional regulator translates to MRSKSGLEFGVLGPLQVLADGRVVPLGRRGMRGLLAMLVVEANRPVSIDHIVDALWTDAPPATARTIVHGYVSRLRKVLEEADPSGSATIRTTPTGYQLTVDPWRLDLHRARQLVASSRGKPAAIRAGLLREALGLWRGPVLADVPGDPLTSDLEELRLSALEERIEAELELGRHLELVGELRGLCTEYPFRERLVAHSMRALYRSGQRADALEAYQRFQRRAVDELGIDPGPELRLLQEQVLRDDPALSLLGPVDSRPVAPRAGIVAPALLPASATRLFGRDDDKVWLDNVCATRNLLATTVAVLTGPPGVGKSALAITWGHENSEMFPHGVLFASLGDTEPGEVLTRFLVALGVPADGVPVAVVDRVGLYRSLLNRRRVLVVLDDATGFEQVLPLLPPGSGSVVLVTSRSRMERLVVTNSARVRKLGPLDEEAARSLLDDVLGKPLSNEDPVAARKLAELCGGLPLALRVAAAKLVISPEWTVEELVGELADDGHRLRGLDLPEAGVGVSRALDLSTRDLPSELGEVFTSVGLAPGRWMSSHAVAALTRTRVESARDRLEQLVEVNLLVEPWPDGFTMHELVRLYVRTSGRADLDSLRRLVNYYLVACDHVRRAIRPARDGLDFAVGDSGSTSLPGYDDPVSWFDQEWPNIVAVVHAAAESGLHDQVWQLVRLLHGYATVRALTGEWVALVGFGMAAAEVTGSRLGQILMLDTTYVTNARLGRPVLLPDARRAHRLATELGERQYLVLTLAQLADVLFRLKQHDEALLHFWESVQLAQQSGDLVGEGHGLNNVAQVEQARGRVEIALQHQAHAVEIYRRSGDQLALVDGLANLAELHLQAGHLDEAEALARQAVDMAGAAEMTYTEGFGRQVLSGVLLQRAEWVAASAELTEALRLYSQVNSSRVVEVRAALDSLSSEV